The Culex quinquefasciatus strain JHB chromosome 2, VPISU_Cqui_1.0_pri_paternal, whole genome shotgun sequence genome contains the following window.
gaaaattgttaattttaaaattctgaaactcaaaaatatttgagattttaATATTCCGAAATATGAAAATTCCAAAgttctaaaacaaataaatcaaaaattaattgagctcaaaaatttttaaaataaaaaatccaagaattttcaaaatgcaaaatattagggcgtccaattttcccgggttttgaatttcccgggaaacgggaaaaatatttttggaatcccgggaattcccgggatcccgggaaatttttgaatcagtaataaaatctatgtttcattatatttgttatgttttcaagcttaaaatcattgaattagcttaataatatcaaatggttataatcctcacttcaatctaaacaaagacgacagttttaaaatagcctaaaagaatttttttttgtctttgtggtgtttaggattttatatcaactactatttttaattccagtatgatttatcatttttttatttgcgaatcaaattacataattcttgagttttttttgaagaggtccaataagcttttgttttccatatgtttataggacctattcaaaaaaactttggaattctttcatatttttttcttttatatatattttatatgacatgactaaaacagctagaaaacaaacaacgacaataaataaaatgataccagtcaatgtaaaattttagataagttttgaattcattgttttatataaaacatattttacaaattatcttcaagttactaccgccaaccgagggaaaatcagaattacagtctaaataggtacaggagattttaaatttggaagtacaaattgttttgttctgttactgtttcaaccgaagtaatccaaaacgtcatgcaaatattttttgctttaatagctgtatttattcgttacatttgtacgtatttgccctagatgccggtgtttgattataaataatttgatatgagatttgttttttttatttaaaatcgaaaatatacgtaaatatatccagtttttcaaaaaaataaaataatagagaaaaaatgtaaagcactaggcattttgcggacctggtaattcaaattataatattttttccttaaatgccaatttaatgctgagatttgctgaatacaaattttaattcattttattgttctactgaatttccagaccaaaatatgatttttttttcaatttcgggaattcccgggacaaattatagaaaatcccgggattcgggaattcccggtttaggaaaaatcccgggatttttgtcccgggaattcccgggatggacgcactacaaaatattttttacacattTCGTATTTGATTATTCGGAGACTTTgccaaaatttcactcaagtttattgaaacacgaaatatttattattattaaattcaactaaactaTGACTCAAACATGCTTCAAAGTGATCTGATTTTGTGTAATCTAAGATGGCGGTTAAAATTGTGATGGCGAAATGGAATATAAGAATGTTAACATGTAGATCTTTTAACTTTCTTGACCTCGTTTCTTCCGTGTTGCGTATTCAGTCTAATCTGCGAAAATAACAGTGCAAAAACGTTCATTCTTATACGCTTGTACTTATTTGAGTAAGCTTAACTGAAAAATCCTATTCAAAAGTGTTTTCCAGAATAGCAAAAAATGCTGTATGGAACATGTTGCAAAACTCgatattttcagcactcgtcgtatttatccaactcggcagAGCCTCTTGGATAATCTATACATTGTGCACCTTATTGAAAACTATAATTTAACTACCCAAAACGACTAAATTCCACTAAAATAATGAACTCGTAAACCACTTTCAGTTTCACTCTCTACCTCTCCTCGTGATTCAAATAAATAACCCAATAACCAAAATGGCACTTCCCACAATCAAGAAAACGCGTTAAAACCTTGCGCTACAATCAAACCGTCATAGAATAGCCAAACTAGATCAACCACTCGCAAGTGCACAGTATTGCCAATGCAAACGAAGACCTCGACGAAGTGATCGCGCGTACCTGTTTCGGTAGAATGTAGTCACGCTGGTTCAATAGAACCAACCTATTTGTTGGTCTCTAATTCATTTGGTTGTTCGCAAAGTAGCTGGACGGATCGTCGAAAATGGCTCAAGTAATTAGCAAATTGTTACAGCAAGTGTTGAAAGgttttctagaattgttcgtttCAGACCTTTCGGGAGGTGCACATTCCGGTTCCGTTCGGGGAGATTCGCGGCAAGTGGTACGGTCCTACGAACGTTCGGCCGATTCTGTTCATCCACGGGTTCAACGACAACAGTGGTTCGTTTGATCGAGTGATTCCGTTGCTTCCGACCGCAGGAAGCTACCTGGCGATTGATTTGCCCGGTCACGGACTGTCCTCGTGGATGCCAAGCGGCACCGTTTACCGTCTGAATGATGCGGCCATCTGCATTCGACGGATCATGAAGATCTACGGCTGGTCCAAGGTATCTCTGGTAGGTCACTCTCTCGGAGCCATGATGTGCTACATCTTCATCGGACTGTACCCGGATAAGGTCGATCTGTTCGTAGCACTCGATGCGCTTCAAGCGTCCTTCCCGGAAGGGTTATACGCGAGATTGGCCTCTCACTTTGATCGTTCGATCGAGTACGATGACGCCAAGGGAAAGAAACCGACCGGATTGACCTATGACAAGATGCTAAGTAAGGCGCGATATCCAGCAGGCTCGACAATCCCGATAGAACTGTGTCATCACATACTGGACAGAAACATCCGCGAAAGTAGCGTCCTTCCGGGAACCTTCCATTACACTATCGACAGCCGCACCAAGCATCCGGACCTCTCCGGGTGGTCTCGGGAAACAAACCTGGAAACGGCCAGGGCAACCAAGTGCCCAGTGTTGGTGATCAAAGCTACGGATTCGCTCTATTACGGCGATGACGAGGAGTTCAAGCGACTTTTGGACGAGATGGGTAAGAATAATCCACTGACCCGGTTGGTGGCGATCGGAGGGCATCATTACGTGCATCTGGTCGATGCGGAGAGCGTGGCCAACGTAATTGgccaatttttgatcgattgtaAGCGATTTGAGGAAATTGTGGAGAGTAAGTTATAGAGTTGATTATCTAGTGAATTTAATTTGTGTGGAATAAAATATATCTCAATGTTAAACCATTTTTCATTAGTGACACCGATAAAATCATACGTAAACCAAACATATAGGGCTTATAAGGAATATTATGCCAATCATATAGGCAGTCCGGagtctcgattatctgaagttcgattatccgatggtttgTATGGGGATGATGGTCaaataaaaaacttgtttttttactttcgtacttttaacatcaaattcgaattctgcgaccccatattagtcaaatttgtatggttgatTGCTTTaaagtgcgtggccgaatggttacgctgtccgctttgtaagcggatgattctgggttcgattcccatctgctgcaaccttccatcggatgaggaagtaaaatgtcggtcccggccttggttgttaggccgttaagtcattccaggtgtaggagtcgtctccatgccataagtacaaacaacacaccaaaccaagcctactccggtggaatcgctggcggcgattggactcgcaatcctcgaaggtcgtcagttcaaacactggggtggaaggttccttggagcaaaaagaggtttgggtgctctccccattcaagccttcggactcctaggttcgagcagaaacttgcaatagagaccacaaatgacccgggggtcgttaatgtggatggtttgatttgtttttgctttaaaaattaccaagtgcattttctcaatatttaatcaccgtcattttggccgccacctcggcttggaattaaaaattttaaattgtattaaaatcgATGTAGCACAGTGAGTTTTTAACCAATTTACGTGCTTCAAGTTGCAAAATCAAGGGGATTAGTTATCCCCCTAACCCCTCCCCTTTTAAGGGGAGGCAAAACTAGCTGTGTCTGAGTCAAAAATCGAGGATAATCGGTGGTAAAAATGGGAAACCAATAAATTTTTactaattttgctttttttaacactTCTGAATGACACAAGTCAACTTCCGGTCACGCAGAACTGATACCGGATACCGGTTCTGGAGGTTCTCGGAGTTAGACAGAACTTGATCATAAATCTGATTGAAACATCATTGTAATCCttaaaaatttactgcaaatatGATATAAAAGTATCATGTGTCGAAAAAGTATGGCCACTCCGGATGTTACCGGTTCCCGTGGGGCCATTTTTCAAAACCACTTAAAATAGTCTCGCGACACTACAAACATCGTGGAATCTGAATCATATTCACTCTACAACTCATTTCTAGTAAAAAAAaggactcacgaaaaatgcaggatgaagcaacttatctaaaaaaaaaaaaaaaaatacaaaaaatcattgactgaAACTGTATGTTTAAAGTACTTTAAACATCAACATTTCGTCAACAAAGCCGTCTCCATATTGACcgctgtcctaagtccaatccttgatttggaaaaaaaatgataaaaaaaatagttttttgattgtttttgaaaatttctatatgacagacttgattctccagtctagagcgtccaattttccagggttacaaaattctcgggaaacgggaaattttcaacaaatttcccgggaaatcccgggaatttcagggaaatttgaaatttaacgaaacaTATTCTGATCCTTTTTCTGATTGATGTTTTGCTACAGCAACatcaatggtcaaaatgagtgtgaggatcattTACTGCAGTGGTGCTCAACCTTTTTCGTTGCATTCCCCCCTTGGCTTATTTGCAAGACCTTCATTCCCCCTCCctcttttttaactattttttatttggtaaaattgaataaataaattttttaacCTGACCGAATTTAATGTTACATTAATTatggtttgaattttattttttaatttgtactaCTAAActgtttttcaacaaaaaaaaataaactttcaaatttattaaactaGAAATTTTGATTTCTTGTTTTTGATTCAGCATAAGCCACACtaggaaccatccataaaccacgtggacccttaaagggggggggggggggaaggggtacggcaattgtccacgctccatacattttttttattttttggggttgagaatcccaaaaaagtgtccacgtagtttatggatggtaccctaaaattctaaaccaaaaaaaatctaaaactctcaaaaaaatattataaaattgtttttaagagCAGCTGAGATTTTAAAGAcagcaaaaatacaaatttatgaaaatgatCGTGATCGGCAAACTACAAAAATAATccggattttaaaaaataagtttatttcaaatatttttaaggactgatgaaaatttttgtgattcatatctgaaaatgatttaatttgtgggtctcgtggcgcaggggtagcggcttcggctgccgatcccgatgatgctatgagacgcgggttcgattcccgccttatccactgagcttctatcggatggtgaagtaaaacgtcggtcccggtttctcctgtctcgtcagaggcgctggagcagaaatcccacgttagaggaaggccatgccccgggggggcgtagtgccaatagtttcgttttcatctgaaaatgatttaatttgtgaaaacaaaaaaaaaaatcattatgcaTCCTCATTCCCCCTAAGACTGCCCAAATTCCCCCCAGGGAGGAATTCCTCagcggttgagaaacactgatttactggcttgactgcttgtaaaaaataatgcaactttgagaaaatttgtatattttttcaatttttcacgctgtctttcaaatcgtaccaaataaaaataaaatatcagtattttttgttgagaagtttttttttaataaaagtgtttggatattgaaaaaatatgctccacaacaataaaatttgatcttggccggaagagatgaatattttattttcaaatgatataacaataaatgttgttaaaatatgttgtagaaaatagaaaagtttatattcattccataatagcGTAAATTTTGTTGCCCAAcgtataagcaaacaatattcctagttgtgaatgcttcagataTAAATACAGTCCATACTCGATTATcggaaggcctcggaaaaatttcacttcggataatcgaaacttcggaacccaaattttttttcgctatCTTATTTTTAGTTGTTGAGcttaaaggctagtatgcagatcggaaggaaaggggttaagaaacagctttacgaacagcagaacaaaggagagagagcgacttcttggggctttttttcaccctctctgacttgcttgcgctgccgctgctgcccatttgatttttttcttgaccggttccttccgaagtgcgtataccgcttaagaATGactcctaaactacgctaaagtgatttacattttttaacccaagatggcggccaatatggcagtgacgaaatattgataaaatgcattttattatttaataagcaatcaactattctaatttgactaaaatggggtcgcagaactcgaatttgatgtttcaaataagaaaaacgaaaaaaacgaaagaaattatccgaagtcccatacaaacctttggataatcaaacttcggataatcgaaactttggattattgaggcttcggataatctagtctggactgtattatctGAGTTAAACCTTGACttaaaatttacagacaagcttaTTAgctcaatatgaacagtagattgaaaagaataaaatcaaatcaggtaaacattgatgccaaaaaggtagaaaaaattatacttccgcttgtatttcgggaattcccgggaaatccatGTACGCAAAAATAGCTTACCTAAGTGTAGGATaccatgtctacaaagtttcaaacgattccctatttgacatagAATTGTTACCCTGTAGGaataattaagtttaattagcGAAGTGATGGGGCACGGTagatgtgtttgtgtgtgagagAAGAAAAGTATTAGaagaagtccttcctatatAATCGTttatcggaaggcacggcgttgtttgaattgttgcattaactcATGATTATTTTAACTggtcaaatttattaaaatttatgctGTAAAATAAGTCCATTCTATACCTTCGTTGCTTGGAAGGCACGCTTACGGTATGGGTCGTCGAGGAAAACGTGGTGCTATAAATCGTAGCTTGGATGGCTCAACGACGGGTTTAAATTAATAAAGCCCTCCCcgtagcatcgtagctcggatgCTCGGAATCATCGTTAAGT
Protein-coding sequences here:
- the LOC6032140 gene encoding probable serine hydrolase; this translates as MAQTFREVHIPVPFGEIRGKWYGPTNVRPILFIHGFNDNSGSFDRVIPLLPTAGSYLAIDLPGHGLSSWMPSGTVYRLNDAAICIRRIMKIYGWSKVSLVGHSLGAMMCYIFIGLYPDKVDLFVALDALQASFPEGLYARLASHFDRSIEYDDAKGKKPTGLTYDKMLSKARYPAGSTIPIELCHHILDRNIRESSVLPGTFHYTIDSRTKHPDLSGWSRETNLETARATKCPVLVIKATDSLYYGDDEEFKRLLDEMGKNNPLTRLVAIGGHHYVHLVDAESVANVIGQFLIDCKRFEEIVESKL